A window of the Thalassospira sp. TSL5-1 genome harbors these coding sequences:
- the efp gene encoding elongation factor P has translation MKINGNEIRPGNIIEHNGSLWRAVKCNAVKPGKGGAFNQVELKDIRNGTKLNERFRASETVERVRLDQHEYTYLFAEDDMVTLMDSETFEQITVNKELIGEPAVFLQDGMVVTVESFEGEALSVSLPEHAVFQIVEADAVVKGQTQSSSYKPAVLENGVRVLVPPHIESGTRIVVNTSESTYVERAKD, from the coding sequence ATGAAAATCAACGGCAACGAAATCCGTCCGGGTAACATTATTGAACATAATGGCAGCCTGTGGCGCGCAGTAAAATGTAACGCAGTGAAGCCGGGTAAAGGCGGTGCGTTCAACCAGGTTGAACTTAAAGACATCCGCAACGGCACCAAGCTGAACGAACGTTTCCGTGCCTCGGAAACTGTCGAGCGTGTACGCCTCGACCAGCATGAATATACCTATCTGTTCGCCGAAGACGACATGGTGACGCTGATGGACAGCGAAACCTTCGAGCAGATCACAGTCAACAAAGAACTGATCGGTGAACCCGCTGTCTTCTTGCAGGATGGCATGGTTGTGACCGTTGAATCCTTCGAAGGCGAAGCCCTTAGCGTTAGCTTGCCGGAACATGCCGTTTTCCAGATCGTCGAAGCCGACGCGGTGGTAAAGGGGCAGACCCAGTCTTCCTCCTACAAGCCGGCCGTTCTTGAAAACGGCGTTCGTGTTCTGGTGCCGCCGCACATCGAATCTGGTACGCGCATTGTCGTGAATACCAGCGAAAGCACCTATGTCGAGCGCGCCAAAGACTAA
- the thiE gene encoding thiamine phosphate synthase: protein MNSDAQTGLYLLTPAKIDLETFPALLADVLDTGAVDCVQLRLKDIDDNGIVAAVKKLLPICSERDIPLILNDRPDLAHKTGCDGVHIGEDDGSYDQARKIMGEEHIVGVSCYDSRHRAMELGEKGADYVAFGAFFPTTTKDPRTWVEPEIIEIWTTFTTVPCVAIGGINADNLAPLVQAGADFVAISGAVWNHPDGPVAGAKAIRAAIAAASEE from the coding sequence GTGAATAGCGACGCGCAAACCGGCCTTTACCTGCTAACCCCCGCCAAAATCGATCTCGAGACATTCCCGGCCCTGCTGGCGGATGTTCTCGATACCGGAGCGGTGGACTGTGTGCAGCTTCGCCTGAAAGACATTGATGATAACGGCATTGTTGCGGCGGTTAAAAAGCTGCTGCCGATTTGCAGCGAGCGCGATATTCCCCTGATCCTGAATGACCGCCCGGACCTTGCACATAAAACCGGCTGTGACGGCGTGCATATTGGCGAAGATGACGGCAGCTATGACCAAGCCCGCAAAATCATGGGCGAAGAGCATATTGTTGGCGTTTCCTGCTATGATTCCCGCCACCGGGCAATGGAACTGGGCGAAAAAGGTGCCGATTACGTGGCCTTTGGCGCGTTCTTCCCGACAACCACCAAAGACCCGCGCACCTGGGTTGAACCGGAAATCATTGAGATCTGGACAACCTTTACCACGGTTCCCTGTGTTGCCATTGGCGGCATCAATGCCGATAACCTGGCGCCGCTGGTTCAGGCCGGTGCCGATTTTGTCGCCATTAGCGGCGCGGTCTGGAACCATCCTGACGGGCCTGTTGCCGGGGCAAAGGCCATTCGTGCTGCAATAGCCGCCGCCAGCGAAGAATAA
- the gap gene encoding type I glyceraldehyde-3-phosphate dehydrogenase, which translates to MAIRVAINGFGRIGRLVLRSIIESGRTDVEVVAINDLGDVKTNAHLLKYDSVHGTLANDVKAEGNDLVVDGKTIKVCSERDPANLPWGELNVDIAFECTGIFLDEAGAGKHLTAGAKRVLISAPAKGDIKTVVYGVNSDSLTADDVIVSNASCTTNCLAPVADVLNKTVGITKGFMTTVHAFTGDQNTVDSLHKDLRRARAASLSMIPTSTGAAKAVGLVLPELKGKLDGTAIRVPTPNVSMVDLTFVAGRDTSVDEINAAIKEAADGRLKGVLGVNDAPLVSIDFNHNQNSSTFDATQTQVMDGNFVRILSWYDNEWGFSNRMSDTAVAMAKFL; encoded by the coding sequence ATGGCTATTCGTGTTGCGATTAATGGTTTTGGCCGTATTGGCCGTCTGGTTCTGCGCTCCATTATCGAAAGTGGCCGCACCGACGTTGAAGTTGTTGCCATCAACGACCTGGGCGACGTCAAAACCAATGCCCACCTGCTGAAATACGATTCCGTTCATGGCACCCTTGCCAATGACGTCAAAGCCGAAGGCAATGATCTGGTTGTCGATGGCAAAACCATCAAGGTTTGCTCCGAACGTGATCCGGCGAACCTGCCGTGGGGCGAGCTTAATGTTGATATCGCATTTGAATGCACCGGCATCTTCCTTGACGAAGCAGGCGCAGGCAAACACCTGACCGCAGGTGCCAAACGTGTTCTGATCTCGGCCCCGGCAAAGGGCGACATCAAAACCGTTGTCTATGGTGTAAACAGCGACAGCCTGACCGCCGATGACGTGATTGTTTCCAACGCATCCTGCACCACCAACTGCCTGGCTCCGGTGGCCGATGTTCTGAACAAAACCGTTGGCATCACCAAAGGCTTCATGACCACAGTTCACGCCTTCACCGGTGACCAGAACACCGTGGACAGCCTGCACAAGGATCTGCGTCGCGCCCGTGCGGCCTCGCTTTCCATGATCCCGACCTCGACTGGGGCGGCCAAGGCTGTTGGCCTGGTTCTGCCGGAACTCAAGGGCAAGCTTGACGGTACCGCCATTCGCGTTCCGACCCCGAATGTCTCGATGGTTGACCTGACCTTCGTTGCTGGCCGCGACACCAGCGTTGACGAAATCAACGCCGCAATCAAAGAAGCCGCCGATGGCCGCCTGAAGGGTGTTCTGGGCGTTAACGACGCGCCGCTGGTTTCGATTGACTTCAACCACAACCAGAACAGCTCGACCTTCGATGCCACCCAGACCCAGGTTATGGACGGCAACTTCGTTCGTATCCTGTCCTGGTATGACAACGAATGGGGCTTCTCGAACCGTATGTCGGACACCGCCGTTGCGATGGCGAAGTTCCTTTAA
- the tkt gene encoding transketolase yields the protein MANPQEAHSMTKPVEHSRMANAIRFLSADAVEKAKSGHPGMPMGMADVATVLFTKFLKFDPKHPNWPDRDRFILSAGHGSMLLYSLLYLNGYEDFDLDQIKNFRQLGARTAGHPEFGHGAGIETTTGPLGQGIATSVGFALGERIMNAAFNNDLVDHYTYVVAGDGCLMEGISQEAISMAGHMQLSKLIVLFDDNGISIDGPTTLSTSEDHKKRFEAAGWDVQQIDGHDPEAIEAAIAKAKTTGTPSMIACKTVIGFGAPTKGGTSATHGAPLGADELAAAREKLDWSYGPFEVPQDVLDAWRANGARGADEFSAWGQRFEAQDADVRAEFERRIEGKLPENWVDAFNAYKKQITEELPKVATRKSSQNVLEVLTQAIPEMIGGSADLTGSNNTKTAVQEPISVQSGYDGRYIYYGIREHGMAAAMNGLALHGGVLPYGGTFLVFTDYCRPAIRLSALMGQRVVYVMTHDSIGLGEDGPTHQPVEHVASLRAMPNVTMIRPADAVETAEAWAMAITNESGPTVLALSRQNLPVLRTEYRDDNLVARGGYIISEAEGETQVTLIATGSEVEIAVDAQAKLKAEGISAAVVSLPCWELFDAQSPEYRKSVLGTAPRIAIEALSVFGWEKYVGDNGKVIGLHGFGASAPAPELYEHFGITAEALVKTAKELV from the coding sequence ATAGCGAACCCCCAGGAAGCGCATTCAATGACGAAACCCGTAGAACATAGCCGCATGGCAAATGCCATCCGCTTTCTTTCCGCCGACGCCGTGGAAAAAGCCAAATCCGGCCATCCGGGCATGCCGATGGGCATGGCCGATGTCGCGACTGTTCTGTTTACCAAGTTTCTGAAATTCGATCCGAAACATCCGAACTGGCCCGACCGCGACCGTTTCATTCTGTCTGCCGGTCACGGATCCATGCTGCTTTATTCGCTGCTCTATCTGAACGGTTACGAAGATTTCGATCTCGACCAGATCAAAAATTTCCGCCAGCTCGGCGCACGCACCGCCGGCCACCCGGAATTTGGTCATGGCGCCGGTATTGAAACCACCACCGGCCCGCTGGGCCAGGGCATTGCCACCTCGGTCGGTTTTGCCCTTGGCGAGCGCATCATGAATGCCGCTTTCAATAACGACCTGGTGGACCATTACACCTATGTCGTTGCCGGTGACGGCTGCCTGATGGAAGGTATTTCCCAGGAAGCCATTTCGATGGCGGGTCACATGCAGCTTTCCAAGCTGATCGTGCTGTTTGACGATAACGGCATTTCGATCGATGGTCCGACCACCCTTTCGACCTCGGAAGATCACAAAAAACGCTTTGAAGCCGCAGGCTGGGACGTTCAGCAAATTGACGGCCATGACCCGGAAGCCATCGAAGCGGCCATTGCCAAGGCCAAAACCACCGGCACCCCGTCCATGATCGCCTGCAAAACCGTGATCGGTTTTGGCGCGCCGACCAAAGGCGGCACCTCGGCCACGCATGGTGCCCCGCTGGGGGCGGATGAACTGGCCGCAGCACGCGAAAAGCTCGACTGGTCCTATGGTCCGTTTGAAGTCCCGCAGGATGTGCTGGACGCATGGCGCGCCAACGGCGCCCGTGGTGCGGATGAATTTTCGGCTTGGGGCCAGCGTTTCGAGGCACAGGATGCCGATGTTCGCGCCGAATTTGAACGCCGCATCGAAGGCAAGCTGCCGGAAAACTGGGTTGATGCCTTCAATGCCTACAAAAAGCAGATCACCGAAGAACTGCCCAAGGTCGCAACCCGTAAATCGTCGCAGAACGTGCTGGAAGTTCTGACCCAGGCGATCCCGGAAATGATTGGCGGTTCGGCCGACCTCACCGGCTCGAACAACACCAAAACTGCTGTTCAGGAACCGATTTCGGTCCAGAGCGGCTATGATGGCCGTTACATCTATTACGGTATCCGCGAACACGGCATGGCGGCTGCCATGAATGGTCTGGCCCTGCATGGTGGCGTTCTGCCTTATGGCGGTACCTTCCTGGTCTTTACCGACTATTGCCGCCCGGCCATTCGCCTGTCTGCGCTGATGGGACAGCGTGTCGTTTATGTCATGACCCACGATTCTATCGGTCTTGGCGAAGATGGCCCGACCCACCAGCCGGTCGAACATGTGGCATCCCTGCGTGCCATGCCGAATGTCACCATGATCCGTCCGGCCGATGCGGTTGAAACCGCCGAAGCCTGGGCCATGGCGATTACCAATGAAAGCGGCCCGACCGTTCTGGCGCTCAGCCGTCAGAATTTGCCGGTTCTGCGCACCGAATATCGCGATGACAACCTTGTCGCACGCGGCGGTTACATCATTTCCGAAGCCGAAGGCGAAACCCAGGTGACGCTGATCGCAACCGGCTCGGAAGTTGAAATTGCTGTCGATGCCCAGGCAAAACTGAAGGCCGAAGGCATTTCAGCGGCGGTTGTTTCCCTGCCCTGCTGGGAACTGTTTGACGCACAGTCGCCGGAATATCGCAAAAGCGTTCTGGGCACTGCACCGCGCATCGCAATTGAAGCCCTCTCGGTCTTTGGCTGGGAAAAATATGTTGGCGACAATGGCAAGGTCATTGGCCTGCACGGCTTTGGCGCGTCGGCTCCGGCACCGGAACTTTACGAACATTTTGGCATCACTGCCGAGGCTCTGGTCAAAACGGCCAAGGAACTGGTTTAA
- a CDS encoding DUF4164 family protein, with the protein MSRLQNAGERLENALAALEAAVESRLARSEAALQSGASENAAAQARSEEMRAQLDALKRDYDTLAETTETVSRRLDGAVGQLRLVLNDETEQKQA; encoded by the coding sequence ATGTCACGTCTGCAAAATGCCGGTGAACGTCTTGAAAATGCCCTTGCTGCGTTAGAAGCGGCGGTGGAGTCGCGCTTGGCCCGTTCGGAAGCAGCACTTCAGTCCGGTGCCAGCGAAAATGCGGCAGCCCAGGCCCGGTCCGAAGAAATGCGTGCCCAGCTTGATGCCCTGAAACGCGATTATGACACCTTGGCGGAAACGACCGAAACTGTTTCCCGGCGTCTTGATGGGGCGGTGGGCCAGTTGCGGCTGGTCCTGAATGACGAAACAGAACAGAAGCAGGCATAA
- a CDS encoding cell division protein ZapA, protein MAQVSVRINGRSYDVACEDGQEERLGQLAAYVNERVGEIANMVGQIGEQRLLVMTSLLIADELSDMHDKLASASKVALPAGAVGPDEADRMAQSMENLAGRIEAIAQRLSAD, encoded by the coding sequence ATGGCACAGGTATCAGTCCGTATTAATGGTCGCAGTTACGATGTTGCCTGCGAGGATGGCCAGGAAGAACGCCTGGGCCAGCTTGCGGCCTATGTTAATGAGCGGGTCGGCGAAATCGCCAATATGGTTGGGCAGATCGGCGAACAGCGCCTTTTGGTGATGACCAGCCTTTTGATTGCCGACGAATTAAGCGATATGCACGACAAGCTGGCATCGGCATCCAAGGTGGCTTTGCCTGCCGGTGCGGTTGGCCCGGATGAGGCCGATCGTATGGCGCAAAGCATGGAAAATCTGGCCGGACGTATCGAGGCTATTGCACAAAGGCTCTCGGCTGACTAA
- a CDS encoding TIGR00282 family metallophosphoesterase, translating into MRLLHLGDVLGQSGRKAALEALPMLRDRLMVDVAVVNVENSAHGFGVTAKICREFYAAGADVLTTGNHVWDQREIITYIDEDKNLLRPWNFPDGTPGQGDCVFTAKSGKKVAVINMMGRLYMDPLSCPFQGANKLFGKYRLGKNVDAVLIDFHAETTSEKMAFGHHCDGRASLVLGTHTHVPTADAQILPKGTAYQTDVGMCGDFNSVIGMKQENSVAKFLTKMPAGRFEPAEGPATVCGVYVETDDATGLAKRIEPVRIGGRLRGSWPNA; encoded by the coding sequence ATGCGGCTTTTACATTTGGGCGATGTGTTGGGACAATCCGGGCGCAAGGCTGCGCTGGAGGCATTGCCCATGTTGCGCGATCGCCTGATGGTCGATGTGGCGGTAGTGAATGTTGAAAATTCCGCACATGGATTTGGTGTTACTGCAAAAATCTGCCGCGAATTTTACGCTGCCGGTGCCGATGTGTTGACAACGGGCAACCATGTTTGGGATCAGCGCGAAATCATTACCTATATCGACGAAGATAAAAACCTGCTGCGCCCGTGGAATTTCCCCGATGGCACACCCGGGCAGGGCGATTGTGTTTTTACCGCAAAATCGGGCAAAAAAGTTGCCGTGATCAATATGATGGGCCGCCTGTATATGGACCCGTTATCCTGCCCGTTTCAGGGGGCAAACAAATTGTTTGGCAAATACCGGCTGGGCAAAAATGTTGATGCGGTCCTGATTGATTTTCATGCCGAAACCACGTCGGAAAAAATGGCATTCGGGCACCATTGTGATGGTCGGGCATCGCTGGTTTTGGGCACGCACACTCATGTGCCAACGGCTGATGCCCAGATTTTGCCCAAGGGCACGGCCTATCAGACCGATGTTGGCATGTGCGGCGACTTCAATTCGGTGATCGGCATGAAGCAGGAAAATTCGGTGGCAAAGTTTCTGACCAAAATGCCAGCGGGCCGTTTTGAACCCGCCGAAGGCCCCGCCACGGTGTGTGGGGTTTATGTGGAAACCGATGATGCCACCGGCCTTGCCAAACGGATCGAACCGGTACGGATTGGCGGGCGTTTGCGCGGAAGCTGGCCGAACGCCTGA
- a CDS encoding AraC family transcriptional regulator has protein sequence MTANGLDKFANLIKQNCTSERRCETAIPGVVLLRADKPMEPVNVIYQPSVCILASGEKRVMMGDAVYVYRPGQYLTVSLDVPVMGQITVASPEIPYLCLRLELNTKIMAEILMAAHENSILSTSRQMGAAIQVSDGDDAMINAATRMLELLETPNDIPMIAPLIEREILYRLLSGPQGLRLQQLAMADSKLNQVSRAIEWIKKNFREPFSVDVLAREANMSASALHQHFKAVTSMSPLQYQKQMRLQEARSLILTHAMDAASAGYHVGYDSPSQFSREYRRMYGAPPRRDVEQLRLSAGAGMIEVA, from the coding sequence ATGACGGCAAATGGTCTGGATAAATTTGCAAATCTGATTAAACAAAACTGCACCAGCGAGAGGCGCTGCGAGACCGCGATACCCGGCGTTGTGCTGTTGCGGGCTGACAAACCGATGGAGCCGGTAAATGTGATTTATCAGCCGTCGGTTTGTATTCTCGCCAGTGGTGAAAAAAGGGTCATGATGGGGGACGCGGTATATGTCTATCGTCCCGGCCAGTATCTGACCGTGTCGCTGGATGTGCCGGTCATGGGGCAGATCACCGTTGCCAGCCCCGAAATCCCGTATTTGTGTCTGCGGCTGGAACTGAATACCAAAATCATGGCCGAAATCCTGATGGCGGCACACGAGAACAGCATTTTATCCACCTCACGGCAGATGGGGGCGGCGATCCAGGTTAGTGATGGCGATGATGCCATGATCAATGCCGCGACGCGGATGCTGGAATTGCTGGAAACGCCGAACGATATTCCCATGATTGCGCCGCTTATCGAACGCGAGATTTTGTATCGCTTGCTCAGCGGACCGCAAGGGCTTCGCCTGCAGCAACTGGCAATGGCCGATAGCAAATTAAACCAGGTTTCCCGTGCGATTGAATGGATCAAGAAAAACTTTCGCGAACCATTCAGCGTGGATGTTTTGGCCCGCGAAGCCAATATGAGTGCATCTGCCCTGCATCAGCATTTTAAGGCCGTTACGTCCATGAGCCCGCTGCAATATCAGAAACAGATGCGTTTGCAGGAGGCGCGATCCCTGATCCTTACGCATGCGATGGATGCGGCAAGTGCCGGGTATCATGTGGGATATGACAGTCCGTCGCAATTTTCGCGGGAATATCGTCGCATGTATGGCGCACCGCCACGGCGTGATGTCGAACAACTGCGACTCTCGGCAGGGGCCGGGATGATTGAAGTTGCGTGA
- a CDS encoding Nramp family divalent metal transporter produces the protein MADTGEVKRKPGDWRYEAEQPSLVEVFRSIAVSPDAGFFRKFLTFAGPGYLVAVGYMDPGNWATSLAGGSQFGYALLCVALLSNIMAVVLQSLCARLAIATGRDLAQACRDAFPAWMSWPLWLFAELAICATDLAEVIGTAIALNLLFNIPLELGVLITAADVLVILWLQSRGFRWVEGFIIALLGVISICFAVQIAMADPDWYGVITGFAPTTDVLTNQHMLYLALGIIGATVMPHNLYLHSGIVQTRDYERTVKGKREALRFATLDSTVALTFALVINASILILAAATFHVSGQTNVDDIGVAHELLAPLLGASIAPILFGIALLCCGLSSTVTATMAGQIVMEGFIKMTIPSWLRRLVTRVVAIIPAITVTIIYGQAETAKLLILSQVVLSFQLPFAVVPLVMFTASREKMKELCAPRWLTFVSTIIALIIIALNVKLLYDISMGAV, from the coding sequence ATGGCCGATACGGGTGAAGTGAAACGTAAACCGGGGGACTGGCGATATGAGGCTGAGCAACCCTCGCTGGTCGAGGTGTTTCGCTCGATTGCAGTGTCGCCCGATGCGGGTTTTTTTCGTAAATTTCTGACATTTGCCGGGCCGGGCTATCTGGTGGCGGTGGGATACATGGACCCGGGCAACTGGGCGACGTCGCTGGCGGGCGGGTCGCAGTTTGGTTATGCGCTTTTGTGTGTGGCACTTCTGTCCAATATCATGGCGGTGGTTTTGCAGTCCTTGTGCGCGCGCCTTGCCATTGCCACCGGGCGTGACCTTGCCCAGGCCTGCCGCGATGCCTTTCCTGCCTGGATGTCCTGGCCGTTATGGCTGTTTGCCGAACTGGCAATTTGCGCCACTGACCTTGCCGAAGTCATTGGCACCGCGATTGCACTGAATCTGTTGTTCAATATTCCGCTTGAATTGGGGGTGCTGATTACGGCAGCCGACGTGCTGGTGATTTTGTGGTTGCAAAGCCGTGGTTTTCGTTGGGTCGAAGGCTTTATCATTGCGCTGCTGGGTGTGATTTCAATTTGCTTTGCCGTGCAAATTGCGATGGCCGACCCGGACTGGTATGGCGTGATTACCGGTTTCGCCCCGACAACCGATGTCTTGACCAATCAGCATATGCTGTATCTTGCGCTGGGCATTATCGGCGCAACCGTGATGCCCCATAACCTGTATTTGCATTCAGGGATTGTCCAGACCCGCGATTACGAACGCACGGTTAAAGGCAAACGCGAAGCCCTGCGATTTGCAACACTGGATTCGACCGTTGCCCTGACATTTGCGCTGGTGATTAATGCCTCGATTCTGATCTTGGCAGCGGCCACCTTTCATGTTTCCGGGCAGACAAATGTGGATGATATTGGCGTTGCCCACGAACTTTTGGCACCGTTGTTAGGCGCCTCGATTGCGCCCATTCTGTTTGGTATCGCGCTTCTGTGTTGCGGGCTGAGTTCGACTGTGACGGCCACAATGGCCGGCCAGATCGTGATGGAAGGTTTCATCAAAATGACGATACCTTCCTGGTTGCGACGCCTGGTAACGCGCGTTGTGGCCATCATTCCCGCCATTACCGTCACGATCATTTACGGGCAGGCCGAAACGGCAAAATTGCTGATCCTGTCACAGGTGGTGCTGAGTTTTCAGCTGCCCTTTGCCGTGGTGCCGCTGGTGATGTTTACCGCATCGCGCGAAAAGATGAAGGAACTGTGTGCCCCGCGCTGGTTGACATTTGTGTCCACGATCATCGCGCTGATCATTATCGCGCTGAATGTGAAGCTGCTTTACGATATTTCGATGGGCGCGGTTTAA
- a CDS encoding cytochrome c oxidase assembly protein: MRGQPVRLAGQGVLNVPIVTTAEDVAMTDRPEDRSAKGKRRTLIAMGCAVAVMVGLVIYSPTLYRMFCAVTGVGGTVRQISVPNKTADNAASPEQGADATNAVANAGDMVEVYFDANVAKGLPWEFYPEERKVSAKLGEPVKVYYYAKNTSDETIVARAVFNVTPYKSAQYFFKIECFCFTNEKLAPGESARMPLVLYVDDQIHKDPNTSEVKDITLSYTFYRQSDLSEQEIANTRELKAGSDQIDEELSKSEKIDLENDVRRH, translated from the coding sequence ATGCGTGGACAACCGGTGCGGTTGGCCGGGCAGGGCGTTCTAAATGTGCCGATCGTCACCACAGCAGAAGATGTTGCCATGACTGACCGCCCCGAAGACCGCAGTGCCAAAGGCAAACGCCGAACCCTGATTGCAATGGGCTGTGCCGTTGCCGTGATGGTGGGTTTGGTGATTTATTCCCCGACCCTGTATCGCATGTTTTGCGCCGTCACCGGCGTGGGCGGCACGGTTCGGCAAATATCGGTACCCAATAAAACGGCCGATAATGCGGCTTCGCCGGAGCAGGGTGCTGATGCGACAAATGCAGTCGCAAATGCCGGTGATATGGTCGAGGTGTATTTTGATGCCAATGTCGCCAAGGGCCTGCCGTGGGAATTTTACCCCGAAGAACGCAAGGTTTCGGCCAAGCTGGGTGAACCGGTGAAGGTGTATTACTACGCCAAAAATACGTCGGACGAGACCATTGTTGCCCGCGCCGTTTTTAACGTTACGCCCTATAAATCCGCCCAGTATTTTTTCAAGATCGAATGTTTCTGCTTTACCAACGAAAAGCTGGCACCCGGTGAAAGTGCCCGGATGCCGCTGGTTTTGTATGTCGATGATCAGATCCACAAAGATCCGAACACTTCAGAGGTCAAAGACATTACCCTGTCTTATACCTTCTATCGGCAATCGGACCTGTCTGAGCAGGAAATTGCCAATACCCGCGAGTTAAAGGCGGGATCTGACCAGATCGATGAAGAACTGTCCAAATCGGAAAAGATTGATCTCGAAAACGATGTGCGCCGTCACTAA
- a CDS encoding copper chaperone PCu(A)C gives MKPRNIRLRRYLVAAAFAVGVGGIVSGGGTGFLPPQAAAHSYTLGTIMIGHFWAPPVAQGAKGAAVYGPFLNAGTQAVTLEGASTAIADKVRFRIEKDGVESWVDHITLPPNKPVGLAAWREHIWLSGLKKPLEEGGSFDLTLDFGDAGHKTIKIVIESESGH, from the coding sequence ATGAAACCTCGGAATATCCGTTTACGTCGATATCTGGTAGCGGCGGCCTTTGCGGTTGGTGTTGGTGGCATCGTTAGTGGCGGTGGCACGGGCTTTTTGCCGCCACAGGCGGCGGCGCATAGCTATACGTTGGGCACAATCATGATTGGTCATTTTTGGGCTCCGCCGGTGGCGCAGGGTGCCAAGGGGGCGGCGGTTTATGGCCCGTTCCTGAATGCCGGAACCCAAGCTGTGACCCTGGAGGGAGCCAGCACCGCCATTGCCGACAAGGTGCGCTTCCGGATTGAAAAGGATGGCGTGGAAAGCTGGGTGGATCACATCACGCTGCCGCCCAATAAGCCGGTTGGCCTTGCCGCGTGGCGCGAACATATCTGGTTGTCGGGGTTAAAAAAACCGCTGGAAGAGGGTGGATCATTTGACCTGACGCTGGATTTTGGTGACGCTGGCCACAAAACGATCAAGATTGTCATTGAATCGGAAAGCGGCCATTAA